A region of the Thiomicrorhabdus sp. genome:
TGCATTGAGCCATTTAGAAGACTTTGCAACATTAATCAAATACCTTGGACCCCACCAAGGGAATTCAGGAAAATCGGACAAAACGTTCTAATGAGGCTTTGTTCTAACGAAAAAACTGCTGCTGAATATGCTGGCCATGGAGTTGCAGTATTTAGAAACTATTATGAAACGCCTTCTCTTCAAAGGGCTGGTGATGAAATCACCCGTTTTTGGAATGAAAACGATCCACTGTTTCACGGAACGCCAAAGGTTTCTTTGTTTGGTTCACCATGCATTGGAATACCCGAATCTATACAAGCGGCATCAGGCCGACTACCAGCCCCTGATTGTATAACGCCTACCGGCTGTATTGGGTGCAAACACTATAGAGATGAAGATTCCTTTGAGTATGTGTGGAATTTATATAGTTTTAGGTATTTAAAAATTATTGAATCCAGCTCTCATCGTACTTAAGATGAAAAGCCCTCAAACACTGCCATAGAGTGGGTCAACTATAAAATAAACTGGTTTAAAAGCTCTGATAATCCTGAACATAAGAAGTGGGTTGATGAATCTAAAATGAGGATTATTGAAGGCTCATACCACCCAAACTGGTTTAAAAAGATTGAAAAATTTTATGGATAGCTCATGCAACAGAACTTAGTCGAAAACTTACAATTTAAAGCCGATATTGATTTTGTATCAGAGAATAGTGCTTGCTTCAAATCAACTGAGTACCCACCCAAAGGTGACTTTGTAGTATCTATTGATAAAGATGGAAAAACCATTTCCAGATATATGGATGACTCCTGGGATTTTAGACATTTTGGAAACCCAAACTTAATGTACTTTCATGAATATGATGATGAGAATAAGAAGTTGTTCAAGCAAGTTGTGTATTACATAATTTACAGTCATTTATTTCCATCAAAATACATTAGTCTTAGAGGTTGGTATCTTGCTTTACAAGCCCTATTTAAACAGTGCACTAAGTCTGGAATTCAAGCAAATCAATTAAGCCGACACCCCAAAGTAATTGAAGCCATCTCAAAAGAAATATCCACAAACACTCCATCAAGCTTTCAAATTTATATTTTTTACTTCCACCAACTGTTTAAGAACAAAGATCAGATTGGGTTCACACTCCTAAATGAAAGAGCTATTGGTATATTTAAATCATTTGACCCCAAGTATAAGCTTGGACAAACACCATATATACCAGTAAAAATATGGACAAAACTAATTCAACATATCAAGGTTGTCTTTGATGACTTTGAAGCACACCACAAGGAGCTTGAGGAGCTATACCACTATACAGCCCTAAACACTATTGAAAATAAAAAAAATGGAATTAAACAACCAAGCCCATTCGATTCAATAGGCCCAAGCAAAAAAATTAAATTCAATGGCTCCCTAGAAGATTATCTGATTGCAAACGATCTATTGCAGCTTTTTGAAAAATATGAGGTTAGACCGAATAATGGTTTTAACCAATACCAAGTTCAACAGTTCAGCAGCCTTTTAAATAACATAGTTGCCAGCTGTTACCTTTATGTACTTAATTATTCAATTATGCGAAAACTTGAAGCAAACAAACTTCGCCTAGATTGTTTAAGAAAAGAAAAAGATAGTAATTTAGGCTCGTTCACTTTGCTTGCAGGTGAAACAACAAAAACCGATCCTGACAGTGACGATAGGTGGATTGTTCCATATCACGTTGACCGAGCGATAAATATTGCTAGCACAATAGTTTCTTGGAAGTTAAAGCATAAAAAAATTACTGACGAAAGTGAGTATATTTTTCAAAGGGTAGAAATTTGGAATAGTAATGGAAAAGCGTCAACTTATAGAAACTTTGATAAATGCACATACCTCATGAAGCATGGCGCTGATTTTTTTAACGTTAAGCAATTTGTAATAACTCAAAGTGATTATGACGAGGCAATAGCACTCACCCCTAGTCTATTGAGAAAAGACTGGTTTAAAGTCGGCAATATCTGGCAATTTGGCTTCCATCAATTCCGGAGAACTCTAGCAGTTCACTTTGCCTTGAATCAAGTTTCTCCATCCTCGACTCAAGTTCAAATGAAGCATAGTACTCGTGAGCAACAGTATCACTACCAAAATAACGCTGGACGCCTTCGTTTAAACCATTTAGCTGAGCAAGAAGTGGTCAATGAGTATTACGCTGAAATGGCTCGCAATATCGCATCAGTAGTACATGGTGATGCGGTACTCCCTCACAAGCAATCTCCTGTTAAGCAGGATGTCGTCTGTTTTGTTGAAGAAGGCGAAATGAAAAAGCTTCTCAAAGCTCAGAAAAACGGTGCAGTGGGTTATAGAAAAAACCTACTTGGTGGCTGTATGAAGCAAGGAACTTGCGAATATGGTGGTTTTGATTCAATTACCCATTGTGCAGGTGGCACGGGTGGTAATATGTGCTCAGACCTAATTATTGATGGTTCCAGAGAACAAGAATTTGAAGATGATAAAGCCTATTACGAAGAACAAATGGATGAAGTCCCAGAAGACTCCCCAAGATACGGGGCATTGAAAGCCGAAGTGCGAGGGTATGAAAAAGTCTTAGACGTAATTAAAACCAAAAAAGGCGGTGCAAAATGAGCAAAGCAGAAACATTATTCAGAGAAGCCTTTGAACGCCTTAAAACAAACACGCCTATCAATTTACCGAAGGGAACAAAGGTCAGCCAAAATAACATCGCTAAAGAGGCAGGAAAGCATCCTACAGCGCTTAAAAAAGACCGTTTCCCGTTGTTAGTGTTAGAAATACAAGATTACATAAAACAGCAAGAAATTGATAGCGACATCATCAACAAAAAAAAGCAACTGCGGAAACAGCGAACACTTGAAGAGCGTTTAGCAGATTGCAAAAAGCAGCGCGATAAGCTAGCTTCAATTTGCGAAGCTCAAGCCCAGCTCATTGACGACTTGAGAGACCAATTAAGTGACTGTGAAAATGGCATTAAGAATCCTACTAACCTTAATAGGATTTAGCCAACCGACTGAAATCATAGAATTGAGGTGCTGAAGTTTAACTCAAATATTTTTTTAGGCGAAAGACTGAAATCAGTTTTTCGCACATAAACATTCTCGCTACATAAAGAATTTGCCTTCTATTTCGAATCCAAGCGGCTCAGGGTTTGGCAAAACTTTAACTTTTTGTAATTCCCCTTTTCGAGTATATCTGTCAAAAATTGATTCATTACCATACCCTTGAATATGTCGGCCTGAATCCCTTTCGATCCAGGCACTACATACGATGCCAACAAATTCTTTATAACGCTGCCTTTTGGCCAAAGGTAAAGAAGTCTGAAAACATTCTTTGTATGGAGCTCTCATATTAGCCTGAGGGTGTTGATTATGGTCATAATTCCACCAAACACTTATTCTGATTTCACCGAAGCTTGCATCAGACCAATTGATTACAGTGTTTTCACCAGCAATTGAGGTTATGAGGTATCCTGATTCTTGTCGCTCTTTATTATCCCAATTGAGAGAAATTTTTCCAGATTCAATAGCCTTATTTAGAGCCAATGTAACTAGCTTTCTATAAGGGTTCATATTTGTTTTTGGTGTATTAATAGACTTTACTGGATAAGTTTTTTGTAGGGTTTTTATGGCATTTTTCCAACCATTCAGAGATCCATTCTCTTCCGCAACCGTGTCTAATGCGACATGTAAAGGGATCTGTTCTTTTTTGGCCAAGGCTTTAGCGTCCTGCTTGAGCCTTTTTACTGTTCGGCCTGAAGGGAATTTGAGGGTATCGGGTAACATGTTATATTGCTCCATAATAATGTTTTTTTGCGTGTGCCGCCGACAAGCCATACGTAAACAACAAAATGTACGGTTCAATATTTGATTTTATACCTGCTATCCAGAAGGGGATTTTACCAATGGTCGGCCGTAAGCTTGCAGAAAGCTTCCAAATCATATTACCCATTTACAAAAAAAGACGCAACTAATACTATTCTAGCTACTCGAGTTTAACAAACCAAATAAAATAACGTAGACTACTTATATGCAATTCATTCCAAATGGCCCAGACATACCGAACGACCTTCTTCAAGCTCACGAAGAAGGAAGAGTAGTCTTCTTTTGCGGGGCAGGGATTTCTTACCCAGCAGGCTTACCAGGCTTTGAAGCTTTAGTCGAGAGTATTTATGAATCCCTTAATGAGGAAAAAGCGCCGTTGGAAGAAAGCTCTTTTCAAAGAGCTCAGTATGATGTCACTCTGGATTTACTAGAGCGAAGAATTACTGGTAACCGGCTAACAGTTCGCAGTGCTTTAAAAAACTCTCTAAACCCTGATTTATCTTTAAGTAACGCGACTAAAACTCACGAATCACTGATAAAGCTCGGAACGGACAATTATGGTTCATTACGAATTGTAACGACCAACTTTGACCATATATTTGAAGAAGCTGCTAGTCTTTTAAAAGTTGAAATAAATTCTTATGCAGCGCCTATGCTTCCAACCCCCAAAGTTAGCCGTTGGAACGGACTGATATATCTTCACGGGGTATTACCTGAAACAAATGATATAGAGGCATTCAATCGTCTGGTAATAACCAGCGGTGACTTTGGTTTAGCCTATCTGACAGAAAGATGGGCATCTCGATTTGTCAGTGAACTATTTAGAAACTTTGTCGTTTGTTTTGTTGGATACAGTATCAATGATCCTGTTCTAAGGTACATGATGGATGCATTAGCCGCTGATAGGATGCTAGGGGAAAACACGGCTCTTTCATATGCATTTGGAACCTACGATGGCGCTGCAAATAAAGACTCAGCTACGGAAGAATGGAGTTCAAAGGGAGTCGTACCCGTACTATTTGATAAAAATCACGGACGTTCAAAATTACACGAAACCTTAGAAGCTTGGGCTGAAATGTATCAAGATGGAATTACAGGTAAAGAGAGTATTGTCACTCAAAATGCTTTGGCTACCCCTTCGTCAAGTACCGTTCAGGATGACTATGTAGGACGAGTAATTTGGGCTCTTTCCGATGAATCTGGCAGCCCTGCAAAACGTTTCGCTCACTTAACTCCAACCCCTTCATTAGATTGGCTCCAATATTTCAGCCAAAACAACTTCAAATATTCTGACTTAAAAATGTTTGGCATTAATCCTAGCCCTAAGAAAGATTCTGATATCGAATTTAGCCTAATACACAGACCTTCTCCTCATTTTATCTCTGCAAAAATGTCATTACTTTCTCAACCTGATTCTTATAGCCAGTGGGACAGCATTATGAGTCATTTAGGCACTTGGATAAGCTACCATTTGAATGACCCTATGCTTCTGGTTTGGTTTGCTGAGCGAGGAGGTAAGCTAAATTCAAATTTAATTCACATTGTTGAAAATAGACTAAAAGAACTTCATAAACTAAAGGGAAAAGAGGATACCGTTTCATTAGATAAAATTAAGAAAGCTTCTCCAAATGGCATACCTTCAAGTTTAATGGAGAGGCTATGGGGTCTGTTTTTGAATGACAAGGTAAAAACGATACGACACTGGAGTCGAATGAATCTATATGACTGGGCAGACAAACTCAAATATAGTGGATTAACGCCAAGTCTTCGTTTTGAACTTCGAGAAATTCTCGCACCAAAAATTCAAATTGAAAAACCATTTAGAATAGATAAGTTAGACTGCCCCAATAGCGCGGAAAGAATTTCGGATTTAGTCAGGTTTGAATTAACTTTAGCTGAGGATCATCCAAAATCAGCCATTAAACATATCTCAGATGATACATTAAATGGGGTTCTTCCCCTATTACTGAATGAGTTACAGCAACTTTTACTTGATGCACTAGACCTAAATAGTGAGCTTGGTACAATTGATGAACACCATGACAATTCTTTCTTTGACCTGCCTTCAATCAGTGAGCACTTTCAAAATAAAAGGTCTCGTCAGTGGACAATCCTTATTGAGTTGTTAAGAGATTCTTGGCTCGACACTTATAACAATGACCCAAATAAAGCTAGGGTAATTGCCGAAACTTGGTTTTCACTTCCTTACCCTGTATTTAAGAGATTGGCTTTTTTTGCGGCTAGTCATGAGAATTGTATTCCCTCGAAAATTTGGATTCATTGGTTAACTCAAGATAATACATGGTGGTTATGGACTCCTGAAACAAAGAGAGAAACTATGCGATTAATTTCTTTGAGAGGAGCCAAAACTAAAAAGTATCAGACAGTCTTAGAAGAAGCCATTTTAAAAGGACCTCCTAAAAACAATTTTAAACTAGACATTGATGATGACGAAAGCTTCCAAAAACATTGTGACAGAAGCATTTGGCTTCTCTTAGCTAAACTTAATCAATCTGGAGCTCATTTAGGAACAGGAGCAGAAAAAAAATTTAAGAAACTTTCGGATAAATATCCAGAGTGGAAGCTTTCAAAGTATGAGCAAGAGGAGTTTTCATATTGGATGAGTGGCACTGGAGACCCTGACTATGAAGAAAGCCAAACTATTGATATAGTTCCCCACAAACTAGAAGAAATCATTGATTGGATAAAGCACCCAAAGAAAAAAGAAAGTCCTTGGATGTACAGGGATAACTGGGAAGAAACATGCCTCAAAAAGCCTTGTCATGTTTTGGCAGCACTTTCTCACATAGCTTCAGAAAAAGAATGGCCAATCGATAAATGGAATACTGCCTTAAATTCGTGGAGTAGAAATCTACGGATTCCAATTAAATTATGGAAACACATTTACGTTCAATTCAATTTGATGTCAGAGAAAACTTTAATAAATGTTTCTCATAGTTTAGGGTGGTTGTTAGAAAAACTCTCTTCCAGTAACCGAATTCCTGATGAAGAACTTATTCAACTGTCAGAAAGGTTGCTTAATGTACAAGAAAATGTAGATGATTTTGAATTTCAAGACGACATTACTAGTCAAGCTATAAACCATTCTATAGGACACTTAACTAAAGCCCTGATCAATGTCTGGTTTAAAGGAAAACCAGAAGATGGGGACTTACTTCCAGAACGGTTATCTAAAATTTTCACAAAACTAACGAATGTTAAAAAATCGCCATATTTGCTTGCAAGGGTTGTCTTGGCTTCTCAGCTTATAGCCCTACATCGAGTTGATACAAATTGGACAAGACGCAACCTTTTACCACTATTTAACTGGAATGATTATCCAGAAGAAGCAAAGGCTGTTTGGCAAGGTTTCCTTTGGGCTCCTCGTATTTATCAGCCTCTAATGATAGAGCTAAAAAGTAATCTACTTGCCACTGCAAGCAGATATGAAGAACTAGATAACTACGATACTCAGTTTGCCTCATTTTTGACCCACCTAGCATTAAACAAGCTAGAAGGCTTCACGGACTCCGAGTTTAAGGATGCAATAACCAACCTTTCTGAAAAAGGCATTCAACAAGTTGTAGATACTCTCTACTCTGCATTTTCAAGTTCAGGAGACAAAAAGGAATCTTACCTAGTGAATAGGGTAATTCCTTTTTGGGAAAATATTTGGCCAAAATCTAACCAATACATAACACAAGATGTGAGCGAATCACTAGCGAAACTATGTGTTGAAGCAGGAGAGTATTTCCCCACTGCCTTTACAGTTTTCCAACACTGGATTATTCCAGTAGCACATCCAGATTATGTTGTTCACCGACTGTATGAAACAAACATTTCTAAGCAGTTTCCCGAAGAAGCTTTAAGCTTTTTAGATAAGCTAATTGAGAATCAAATTTGGCGTCCAGAGGAATTATCTTCATGCTTAGAGTTAATTATCCAAAGTAAACCTAATTTAAACACGTCTCCAGCCTACAGAAGGCTACGTGCATACTTACAGCAGGCCTAGTAAAAATATAGAGTAAACGAAATTAATTAACACAAAGGAAATAAAGTGGTAAGCCTAACAACACCAGTATGTAATTTTGATGCGCCAGCAATCGATTTTGAGCTCCCTGATGCTTATAAAAAAATGTGGAACCTTGAAAAAGCAAAAGGCCAAAATGGCACCTTAATTGCCTTCATCTGCAATCATTGTCCATACATCAAAGCGATTCTCCCAAGGCTTGTTGAAGATGTTAGAAAGCTTAAAGACGAATATGGAGTTAATACAGTAGCAATCATGTCTAACGACCAGTCTTTGAATGAAGAAGATTCAACTGAAAATATGATTCGTATTTCTGAAGAAATGGATTTCTCATTTCCTTACCTAATTGATGAGACACAAGAAATTGCTAAAGCATACGGTGCAGTATGTACCCCCGACTTTTTCGGGTTTTCAAAAGACATGACACTGCAATACCGAGGCCGCTTTGATGAATCAAGAAAAGAGACTTCGCCAGAAGGTGTGCGTAGAGATTTATTAGAAGCGATGCAACAAATAGCTAAAACGGGTCAAGGGCCTTTAGAACAAATACCAAGTATGGGCTGTTCAATTAAGTGGAAAAACTAATTGAAAATGCTCAACTTCTCTCCAGAGAACTCAAACATTAATTCGCAACCGTGCATAATAGGTAGCCAATCTTGACAATAAATCTGAGAAACTCTAAAAACAAAATTAATTGATAATTGTCGGGATAAATAAAGGAAATATTGAGGAATTAAGGTATGTCTGACGCATTGCAAAAACATCTCAAGAATAAAGCCACTGAGCAAGAACAACTTAGCATTTTATTAAGTCAATGGGATTTTGATAAAAAATTAGTTCCTAAAGCATTACAAAATGTTGGTCAACTATTTCCTCATTTCAGCCTACATGATCAATCACACAGTGATCAAATTTTGATAAATATTGAACGAATACTTGGTCCGAATAGAATCTCTCAACTAAGTGCAACTGATACTTGGCTTCTTTTAGAAGCAGCTTATTGGCACGATACAGGGATGATAATTGCCTATTCAACAATGGATGAAGATATTCATGAAAATCCAGATTTTAAAGAATATATCCGTGAAGTTGCCAATGATACAAGTAATGAATTGAGTCAGTTTGCTCACTTCTTTAATTCTCAAGATCTTTCAAAAGCATTTATTGGAGCCAAAGACCCTTTAGACGCGATTAATAAACTTCGTTTTCTTATGGCTGAATGGTACAGACGACCTCATGCAAATAAATCTGAAAAAACTGTCAACAATCCTATCTCTGAGTTAAATCTCAACTCTCCACGAACCGAATTGATTCCAAATAGACTTTTTAAGCTTCTTGGAAAAATTTGCAGAATCCATGGGGAATCATTTGAAACGTTACTTGCTGAGTTAGACTACAAAGAAGCAGGAATTTCTAACGATGATTGTCATCCAAGATTTATAGCATGTTTACTTCGTTTGGGTGATCTTCTTGATATTGATGACAACCGCTTTTGTCCAGTAATGCAAAGACTAGTAGGAAATAATCGACCATCCTTAACAAAAGCCCATGAAGATAAGCACAGCAGCATCAAGCATTTAAGAATTGACCCTGAACGTATTGAAATCACCGCTATGACTGAAACAGAAAGCGGATATTTAGAACAGTGGAAATGGTTTGATTGGATAAAAAAAGAAATTCAGCAACAAATGTCGCAGTGGAGGGACATAACACCCTCACCAGAGTTTGGATTACTACCCACTATTGGAAAAATTAAAGTAGAAATTCAGGATAAAAAATTAATCTTATCTGAAGGAAAAAGACCTGAGTTCTCTCTAAACTCTAATGGGGTGATGCGTTTATTAAAAGGTCAGAATTTTTATAATCAAAATGACACAATTCGTGAGTTATTACAGAACTCTGTAGATGCAACTCTTATTCGCTCATGGTTAGAGAATAAAGCCTTCGACGACAACAAAATAAAGGATTATCCAGACGAAGACTCACCAAGTTATTTTGAACGATTTCCGATTGAAATCAGCTTTAATCGAGAACGAGAAGCAGAAGACAAGTCGAAGGTTATTTGGTCTGTAACGATAAAAGATCAAGGCATAGGAATTAGCTCAGAAGACTTAAAATTTGTATTACAGGTTGGTGGCTCCTCATCAAACAAGGCTAGACAAAAAATCATTAATGACATGCCCGAGTGGTTGAGACCATCTGGTACTTTTGGAATAGGTTTTCAAAGTGTTTTTATGTGGACGGATAAAGTGAAAATCCTAACACAAAGCAGTTACGATAATGACCAGTTAAAAATTGAAGTTAACAACCCAAATGGTGTATTACAAGGGTTAGCAACGATTGAGCTAATTTCAAATACAAAACATATCAAAAAACTGGGCACTGAATTAACCTTTGAAATAGAGGTAGACAAAACGCCAAAGAACATCTCTTATAGGTATGGTTCACTTGTTGAAAAGGCATATTCAGAAAATGATTGGTTTTTAGAGCAAGAATTACCAGCCAAGATTATATCTCTTGTGGATGAAGCCTCTGATTTTTCTCAAGGAAGCCTCATTCGTATAGATATAAACTACAATTCAACAAAATATCAAACTGAATTACCTACCCACAATAAATCAAAAAATTTTATACAAGCAACCAATAGCTTCTCAAAGCTCTATTTAGAAAATGAACGAGATATTCGATACAGAAGTAGCCTCTCTTATAGAGGGCAGAATATAGAAAAATTTAACTCTGTATATGATTTTTTTGCCATTGAATTGGACTTATATTCAGGGAAAGCAAGTGATTGGGTAACCATTAGTAGAAATGATTTAACAGAACTAGGAAAGCAAAATATAAATTCTGTGGTCAAAAAGAATTTGGGTTATTGGATCAAGCAAAATGGAAGCATGATTTCTTCAAAGCCTCACATAAAAGCTCGCGTCTCTGCAATCTGCCATATGTGGAAGGATGACATAGACATAGATCCAGATTGGATCCACATTTCCAATAAATATAAGTCCGATTGGACTGCATTTGAAGGAACCTATGAAGGGAATACTGAATACCACTCAATTAAAAATTCAATGAAGGTGGGAGTTAAATTGATTCTTGACCACATTCAAGCAAACGAAACTTTAGATGATAACAAAGTTTT
Encoded here:
- the dsr1 gene encoding anti-phage defense-associated sirtuin Dsr1, translating into MQFIPNGPDIPNDLLQAHEEGRVVFFCGAGISYPAGLPGFEALVESIYESLNEEKAPLEESSFQRAQYDVTLDLLERRITGNRLTVRSALKNSLNPDLSLSNATKTHESLIKLGTDNYGSLRIVTTNFDHIFEEAASLLKVEINSYAAPMLPTPKVSRWNGLIYLHGVLPETNDIEAFNRLVITSGDFGLAYLTERWASRFVSELFRNFVVCFVGYSINDPVLRYMMDALAADRMLGENTALSYAFGTYDGAANKDSATEEWSSKGVVPVLFDKNHGRSKLHETLEAWAEMYQDGITGKESIVTQNALATPSSSTVQDDYVGRVIWALSDESGSPAKRFAHLTPTPSLDWLQYFSQNNFKYSDLKMFGINPSPKKDSDIEFSLIHRPSPHFISAKMSLLSQPDSYSQWDSIMSHLGTWISYHLNDPMLLVWFAERGGKLNSNLIHIVENRLKELHKLKGKEDTVSLDKIKKASPNGIPSSLMERLWGLFLNDKVKTIRHWSRMNLYDWADKLKYSGLTPSLRFELREILAPKIQIEKPFRIDKLDCPNSAERISDLVRFELTLAEDHPKSAIKHISDDTLNGVLPLLLNELQQLLLDALDLNSELGTIDEHHDNSFFDLPSISEHFQNKRSRQWTILIELLRDSWLDTYNNDPNKARVIAETWFSLPYPVFKRLAFFAASHENCIPSKIWIHWLTQDNTWWLWTPETKRETMRLISLRGAKTKKYQTVLEEAILKGPPKNNFKLDIDDDESFQKHCDRSIWLLLAKLNQSGAHLGTGAEKKFKKLSDKYPEWKLSKYEQEEFSYWMSGTGDPDYEESQTIDIVPHKLEEIIDWIKHPKKKESPWMYRDNWEETCLKKPCHVLAALSHIASEKEWPIDKWNTALNSWSRNLRIPIKLWKHIYVQFNLMSEKTLINVSHSLGWLLEKLSSSNRIPDEELIQLSERLLNVQENVDDFEFQDDITSQAINHSIGHLTKALINVWFKGKPEDGDLLPERLSKIFTKLTNVKKSPYLLARVVLASQLIALHRVDTNWTRRNLLPLFNWNDYPEEAKAVWQGFLWAPRIYQPLMIELKSNLLATASRYEELDNYDTQFASFLTHLALNKLEGFTDSEFKDAITNLSEKGIQQVVDTLYSAFSSSGDKKESYLVNRVIPFWENIWPKSNQYITQDVSESLAKLCVEAGEYFPTAFTVFQHWIIPVAHPDYVVHRLYETNISKQFPEEALSFLDKLIENQIWRPEELSSCLELIIQSKPNLNTSPAYRRLRAYLQQA
- a CDS encoding thioredoxin family protein is translated as MVSLTTPVCNFDAPAIDFELPDAYKKMWNLEKAKGQNGTLIAFICNHCPYIKAILPRLVEDVRKLKDEYGVNTVAIMSNDQSLNEEDSTENMIRISEEMDFSFPYLIDETQEIAKAYGAVCTPDFFGFSKDMTLQYRGRFDESRKETSPEGVRRDLLEAMQQIAKTGQGPLEQIPSMGCSIKWKN
- a CDS encoding ATP-binding protein, coding for MSDALQKHLKNKATEQEQLSILLSQWDFDKKLVPKALQNVGQLFPHFSLHDQSHSDQILINIERILGPNRISQLSATDTWLLLEAAYWHDTGMIIAYSTMDEDIHENPDFKEYIREVANDTSNELSQFAHFFNSQDLSKAFIGAKDPLDAINKLRFLMAEWYRRPHANKSEKTVNNPISELNLNSPRTELIPNRLFKLLGKICRIHGESFETLLAELDYKEAGISNDDCHPRFIACLLRLGDLLDIDDNRFCPVMQRLVGNNRPSLTKAHEDKHSSIKHLRIDPERIEITAMTETESGYLEQWKWFDWIKKEIQQQMSQWRDITPSPEFGLLPTIGKIKVEIQDKKLILSEGKRPEFSLNSNGVMRLLKGQNFYNQNDTIRELLQNSVDATLIRSWLENKAFDDNKIKDYPDEDSPSYFERFPIEISFNREREAEDKSKVIWSVTIKDQGIGISSEDLKFVLQVGGSSSNKARQKIINDMPEWLRPSGTFGIGFQSVFMWTDKVKILTQSSYDNDQLKIEVNNPNGVLQGLATIELISNTKHIKKLGTELTFEIEVDKTPKNISYRYGSLVEKAYSENDWFLEQELPAKIISLVDEASDFSQGSLIRIDINYNSTKYQTELPTHNKSKNFIQATNSFSKLYLENERDIRYRSSLSYRGQNIEKFNSVYDFFAIELDLYSGKASDWVTISRNDLTELGKQNINSVVKKNLGYWIKQNGSMISSKPHIKARVSAICHMWKDDIDIDPDWIHISNKYKSDWTAFEGTYEGNTEYHSIKNSMKVGVKLILDHIQANETLDDNKVFFFNELNSRESLFITELWLKEWIDTSENNGIRYSTVEYKDDNSKQTRLIRIAELIQISESQSKVQISDDELVKFIEISLKTSFQSFRLFIPLFDYFNGIKNLEKLVMTNTVIHGHFENVIPYSPEKSILLPFFVLIKDRKPKLNLERFDDFIDAVKNKLPEELPVQQIKEIYEEVIKYFDTLMTDSNIWKDMRNPS